One window of the Candidatus Aramenus sp. CH1 genome contains the following:
- a CDS encoding carbohydrate ABC transporter permease: MRFLYIAVVIFAVYFLFPLYVLLLIAFSPAKFTIESLYPPLIFKEFTLNNLVYAFTQYDFLHPFIKSLSVATLVGALALLLGIPAGYGLSRLPGSVAYPLIVLLLVTNMVPGMVVAIPISAEFIRLHLFDSVLGLALVQELITLPLATFIMQGTFSAIPREIEYQAKIDGASTLSYFKDVLVPTALPGIIAAFLISWMFSWDEFTYAVILSPIHPTLPVEIYVNITRGNELAAVAFSLVFTVPVVILTLLLQKYLKGEYLTGGVKA; this comes from the coding sequence ATGAGGTTCCTGTACATAGCAGTGGTAATTTTCGCCGTATACTTCCTCTTCCCCCTATACGTCCTCCTGTTGATAGCCTTCAGCCCGGCGAAGTTCACCATAGAGTCCCTCTACCCACCCCTAATCTTTAAGGAGTTCACCCTGAACAACCTTGTCTACGCCTTCACCCAGTACGACTTCCTCCACCCGTTCATCAAGAGCCTGTCGGTTGCAACGCTGGTAGGAGCGCTGGCGTTGCTACTGGGGATACCGGCGGGTTACGGGCTGAGCAGGTTGCCTGGTAGTGTCGCGTACCCCCTAATAGTCTTGCTCTTGGTGACCAACATGGTCCCCGGCATGGTGGTGGCCATCCCAATAAGCGCCGAGTTCATAAGGCTCCACTTGTTCGACTCAGTGCTAGGACTAGCCCTAGTTCAAGAGCTCATAACCCTGCCCTTGGCGACTTTCATAATGCAGGGCACCTTCTCAGCCATTCCCAGAGAGATAGAGTACCAGGCTAAGATAGATGGCGCCTCCACGCTCTCCTACTTTAAGGACGTCCTTGTGCCCACAGCCCTTCCAGGGATAATAGCCGCTTTCCTCATCTCTTGGATGTTCTCGTGGGACGAGTTCACTTACGCCGTGATACTCTCACCCATACACCCCACGTTGCCCGTGGAGATATACGTGAACATAACCAGGGGGAACGAGCTGGCTGCAGTGGCCTTCTCCCTGGTGTTCACGGTGCCCGTGGTAATTTTAACCCTCCTTCTCCAGAAGTACCTCAAGGGTGAATACTTAACCGGAGGTGTAAAGGCGTGA
- a CDS encoding sugar ABC transporter permease, whose amino-acid sequence MNSNLRYLLFVIPAIVYVGAFAFYPSFDAVYLSFLNNRGQFTLDNYKELFYFNIYGTIYDTVIVTVGALLIQLLLGLGIASVLTREFAGKRAFSTLTIIPMGVATIVAAIAFSFIFQTAGGYANSLLHLLHLPSVNWYSNTYISLLVVMVSDSWKNTPIVTLILLSGMASIPKDLYYAAALDGAGPVRRFFYVTLPNLKKFIAIALIIRGVSEFNIFALPLVLIGYHPPLLTTLAYELYSTTTVNLSSAAAVILLAFISVLILLNIKLGGGERR is encoded by the coding sequence GTGAACTCAAACTTAAGGTACCTCCTTTTTGTTATTCCCGCAATTGTTTACGTTGGGGCGTTTGCCTTTTACCCCTCGTTTGACGCAGTTTACTTGAGCTTCTTGAACAACAGGGGTCAGTTCACGCTTGATAACTACAAGGAGTTGTTCTACTTCAACATCTACGGCACCATCTATGACACGGTGATAGTGACCGTTGGGGCCCTCCTCATCCAACTCCTCCTGGGGCTCGGCATAGCCTCCGTGCTGACTAGGGAGTTCGCGGGGAAGAGGGCCTTCTCGACCCTTACCATAATTCCAATGGGCGTGGCCACCATCGTAGCGGCCATAGCCTTCTCCTTCATCTTCCAGACCGCTGGGGGCTACGCCAACTCCCTCCTCCACTTGTTGCACCTTCCTTCCGTAAACTGGTACTCAAACACCTACATCTCCCTCCTTGTAGTCATGGTCTCCGACAGCTGGAAGAACACGCCCATCGTGACGCTCATACTCCTCTCCGGTATGGCTTCCATACCCAAGGACCTCTACTACGCCGCCGCCCTGGACGGCGCGGGCCCGGTGAGGAGGTTTTTCTACGTAACCCTCCCTAACCTCAAAAAGTTCATCGCCATAGCCTTGATCATTAGGGGAGTCAGCGAGTTCAACATCTTTGCCTTGCCCCTAGTCTTAATAGGGTACCACCCTCCCCTCTTGACCACTCTCGCGTACGAGCTCTACTCCACGACCACTGTAAACTTGTCCTCGGCAGCTGCCGTGATCCTACTCGCCTTCATCTCCGTTCTGATATTGTTAAACATAAAGCTCGGCGGAGGTGAGAGGAGATGA
- a CDS encoding CRISPR-associated endoribonuclease Cas6, whose translation MKYRDVHTYLQVFSGEVYFFEVRGEEGAVIDALTRLEERRAFGVDWEAVDVKVGEVKVGEVRAFELDLTTPVLLVSPRRKEKRKLFTNWPSVVFFSNVVDVTGTKRGDGMLEEALRELDEALWEEPSTMSYAKVIYAGKEVVGLMGKLRYSVVDRKVTSLLSMVLESVVAKGIGSSKRNGFGRVSLKVLA comes from the coding sequence GTGAAGTACAGGGACGTACACACTTACCTCCAAGTCTTCAGTGGCGAGGTGTACTTCTTCGAGGTCAGGGGAGAGGAGGGTGCGGTGATAGACGCCCTGACCAGACTGGAGGAAAGGAGAGCCTTCGGCGTGGACTGGGAAGCGGTGGACGTAAAGGTTGGGGAGGTGAAGGTAGGGGAGGTGAGGGCCTTCGAGCTCGACTTGACTACCCCAGTCCTCTTGGTCTCGCCGAGGAGGAAGGAGAAGAGGAAGCTCTTCACCAACTGGCCGTCAGTCGTGTTCTTTAGCAACGTAGTGGACGTCACCGGTACAAAGAGGGGAGACGGGATGCTTGAGGAAGCCCTCAGGGAGCTGGACGAAGCCCTGTGGGAGGAACCCTCTACGATGTCCTACGCCAAGGTCATCTACGCGGGAAAGGAGGTGGTTGGGCTAATGGGGAAGCTGAGGTACTCGGTGGTAGACAGGAAGGTGACGAGCTTGCTAAGCATGGTGCTGGAGTCGGTGGTAGCCAAGGGAATAGGCTCCTCTAAGAGGAACGGATTTGGTAGGGTAAGCTTGAAGGTGTTGGCCTAG
- a CDS encoding ABC transporter ATP-binding protein gives MIQLVELTKRYGNKVVLDGITEKIETGEFFVILGPSGAGKSTLLKVLAGIEKLDKGKIIVDGKDVTNLPPEKRNVAMVFQNYALYPNMTVYDNIAFPLKMRGIKKEEIEKRVEKVAKLLGISDILKMNVTKISGGQQQRVAIARAIVREPSFYLLDEPLSNLDARVRFVARGELKRIQKELNGTFIYVTHDQKEAMSLADRVAVLHNGKFEQVGTPTELYEYPRTKWVGEFIGDFPMNFLPGDVVGEKGVEIGFRPGWTKIGGGLMCTVESVEVLGEFIYLSCRFGEHSVVIESKEMYDIGNEVTFEIVKFRRFKDGVLVEKE, from the coding sequence GTGATCCAGCTAGTGGAACTTACTAAAAGGTATGGGAACAAGGTAGTACTAGACGGAATAACTGAGAAGATAGAAACTGGAGAGTTCTTCGTAATCCTAGGGCCCAGCGGTGCGGGGAAGTCAACCCTGCTTAAGGTCCTTGCGGGGATAGAGAAACTGGACAAGGGAAAGATAATAGTGGACGGCAAGGACGTCACTAACCTCCCGCCGGAGAAGAGGAACGTGGCCATGGTGTTCCAGAACTACGCCCTCTACCCCAACATGACGGTCTACGATAACATTGCCTTCCCCCTTAAGATGAGGGGGATAAAGAAGGAGGAGATAGAAAAGAGGGTGGAAAAGGTGGCCAAGCTCTTGGGCATCAGCGACATCTTGAAGATGAACGTCACCAAGATCAGTGGTGGGCAACAACAGAGGGTGGCAATAGCCAGGGCAATAGTGAGGGAACCGTCCTTTTACCTCCTCGATGAGCCCCTGTCCAACCTCGACGCAAGGGTGAGGTTCGTCGCTAGGGGAGAGCTCAAGAGGATACAGAAGGAGCTCAACGGCACGTTCATCTACGTGACCCACGACCAAAAGGAGGCGATGAGCTTGGCCGACAGGGTAGCGGTGCTCCACAACGGCAAGTTCGAGCAGGTCGGCACGCCCACTGAGCTATACGAGTACCCTAGGACAAAGTGGGTTGGCGAGTTCATAGGGGACTTCCCGATGAACTTCCTCCCAGGGGACGTGGTAGGGGAGAAGGGAGTGGAGATTGGCTTTAGGCCAGGGTGGACGAAGATAGGGGGTGGGCTAATGTGCACTGTGGAGTCAGTTGAAGTGTTGGGCGAGTTTATCTACCTGTCCTGCAGATTCGGAGAGCACAGCGTAGTAATAGAGTCCAAGGAGATGTACGACATTGGGAACGAGGTGACGTTTGAGATAGTGAAGTTCAGGAGGTTCAAGGACGGCGTACTAGTTGAAAAGGAGTAA
- a CDS encoding ABC transporter substrate-binding protein, with the protein MNRKIRRALGRAALIAIIAVLVIAVAGGIGYYLATSHPVTRKVTINYYDDLAPSEAKAFDNVIIPEFEKLYPNISVHLIVESASSMVSTIESLEKGNDVGPTVIAEDNMIIGELLYAGDLMNLTPYVSSVAPSSMIPSMVNLMHYEESVYHGVYFIPFRVNIPLVWYNATVFRELNLSPPQNWTQLMQDAKVIYEKTGVKPVMFQGHGGASTATELYQWMVQAGGNPFVFNDSGDVRAFTYLDELSSYMNPEYIHGYWGSYKGLTDGEYYILDYQWPYIYSVMESEGVNMSNVGFYPGPSGPVNDDHLVGGDVLAIPKGATDLTDLLLFVKFLLSYQVQRDIITILGEPAVNAKAYQNLPSNISALFKAEEEAFQTAFFREPVPWISYWNTIADKVFDQIVVDHAPVSEIPSILSQANAEMYTYLKTTYNSAVAQEYEEGVFQPLYG; encoded by the coding sequence ATGAATAGGAAAATAAGAAGAGCGTTGGGTAGGGCGGCCCTCATAGCCATAATAGCGGTCTTGGTAATAGCAGTTGCAGGGGGAATAGGCTACTACCTAGCCACGTCTCATCCTGTGACGAGAAAAGTAACTATAAACTACTACGACGACCTGGCCCCCTCAGAGGCAAAGGCATTTGACAACGTGATAATCCCCGAGTTCGAGAAGCTATACCCTAACATCTCCGTCCACCTAATAGTCGAGAGCGCGTCGTCCATGGTGAGCACCATAGAGTCGCTGGAGAAAGGAAACGACGTAGGACCTACAGTGATAGCCGAGGACAACATGATCATAGGGGAGCTCTTGTACGCTGGCGACCTCATGAACTTGACGCCATACGTGTCCAGCGTAGCCCCTTCCAGTATGATACCGTCCATGGTGAACTTAATGCATTACGAGGAGTCAGTGTACCACGGCGTCTACTTCATCCCGTTTAGGGTCAACATACCTCTCGTGTGGTACAACGCGACGGTTTTCAGGGAACTCAACTTGTCGCCTCCCCAGAACTGGACTCAGTTGATGCAGGACGCCAAGGTAATCTACGAGAAGACCGGCGTCAAGCCGGTCATGTTCCAGGGGCACGGAGGTGCGAGCACCGCGACGGAGTTGTACCAGTGGATGGTTCAGGCTGGGGGCAACCCGTTCGTATTTAACGACTCTGGGGACGTGAGGGCGTTCACTTACCTTGACGAGCTATCTTCCTACATGAACCCCGAGTACATTCACGGCTATTGGGGGAGCTACAAGGGTCTAACGGACGGCGAGTACTATATCTTGGACTACCAGTGGCCCTACATATACTCGGTCATGGAAAGCGAGGGGGTAAACATGAGCAACGTGGGCTTCTACCCTGGTCCCTCTGGTCCTGTCAACGACGACCACCTAGTAGGCGGGGACGTGCTTGCCATCCCCAAGGGGGCAACTGACCTCACTGACCTACTCCTGTTCGTGAAGTTCCTGCTGTCGTACCAAGTGCAGAGGGACATCATAACGATACTGGGCGAGCCAGCGGTGAACGCTAAGGCGTACCAGAACCTGCCTTCCAACATATCGGCGTTGTTCAAGGCCGAGGAGGAGGCCTTCCAGACCGCGTTCTTCAGGGAGCCCGTTCCGTGGATAAGCTACTGGAACACCATAGCGGACAAGGTGTTCGACCAGATAGTCGTAGATCACGCTCCAGTGTCCGAGATACCCTCGATCCTGAGCCAGGCTAACGCAGAGATGTACACCTACTTGAAGACGACCTACAACTCTGCCGTAGCCCAAGAGTACGAGGAGGGGGTGTTCCAACCGCTCTACGGGTGA